The genome window GTCCGCCGCGATCGAGAAGCCGGCCGAGGTGGCAAGCGGCGCGCCGCCCTCGGCGCATACCAGCACCTCGAAGCCGCCCGCCTCCTCCGGCACGGCGCCGAACACCACGCCCGGCACCGACAGGTGGAAGGGCGTGATGCCGTCGAAGGCGATGACGGCGATGCGTACCGGTGAGGGAGACTTGGCCATGATGGCCCGATTCTATCGCAGATTGACCTTCGGGCCACTGTCGGGCTGCCGGCACGGGGCGCAGAATGCATCCCATACCAACCCAAGGAGGACAGCACCATGAGCACCACCCCGCGCCGCGCCCTGGTCGTCATCGACGTCCAGAACGAATATTTCGACGGCGGCCTGCCGATCGCCTATCCGCCGGTCAGCCAGTCCCTGCCCAACATCCTGCGCGCCATGGGCGCCGCACGCGAGCACGGCATCCCCGTGATCGTGGTCCAGCACGAGACGCCGCCGGGAGCCCCAGTGTTCGCCAGGGGTTCGCACGGCTGGGAACTGCATCCCGAGATCGCCGCCCAGCCGGCCGACCACCGCATCGACAAGACCATGGCCAGCGTGTTTACCGGCACCGGCCTGCGCGAGTGGCTGGCCGCGCGCGGGATCGACACCCTGGTCATCGCCGGCTACATGACCCAGAACTGCGACGCCGCCACCGCCTACGCCGCCGCCCATGACGGCCTGAAGGTCGAATTCCTGTCCGACGCCAGCGGCGTGCCGGCCTACGAGAACGCCGCCGGCAAGGCCAGCGCCGAGGAGATCCACCGCGTGTTCAGCGTGGTCTTCCATTCCAACTTCGCGGCGGTGAGCACCACCGAGGCCTGGATCGGCGCCGTCAAGGATGGCGTCGCGCTGGAAGTGGACAACGTCTACCTGTCGGCCCAGCGCGCGCTGCGCGGCTAGGACGCGTCAGGCCGCCACGGCCAACTGCTGCGCATCCTCGCCCGCGGGGATGCGCATTGGCGCGTTGGGGTCGGTCACCGCCCGCCATACCGCCTGCGCCACGTCCTGCGCCTGCGTCACCGGTCCGGCCTCGCGCGCCGCGCCGAACACCGCGTCGAGGAGCGGCCGGTACGCCTGCGGGACCTCGGCCTGCATGTGGCCGCGGGCATTCTCGCCGAAGCGGGTTCCGGGCGAGCGCCCCGGCAGCACCAGCCGCAGGCGGATGCCGAGCGGCGCGACTTCCAGCGCCAGCGATTCCGTGAACGCGTTCACGGCGGCCTTGCTGGCCGTGTAAACGGACAGCAGGGGCAGCGGCTGGTAGGTCACGCTCGAGGTGACGTTGACGATGGTGCCGCCGCCCCGTGCGCGCATGCCGGGCAGCACCGCCTGGGTCAGGGCGATCGTGCCGAGGGTGTTGGTGTCGAACACGCTGCGCGCGGTCGCCATCGAGGTCGCCTCGAGCGGGTACAGCACGCCGACGCCGGCGTTGTTGACCAGCGCATCGACCGGGCCTGCCGCGTCCAGCGCGCGGGCGATGCTGTCGTGATCGGTGACGTCCAGCGCCAGCAGGCGCAGGCGCTCGGACGCCGGAAACAGCGACGGATCGGGCTTGCGCATGGTGGCGACCACGCGCCAGCCCTGGCCGAGGAAATGGCGGGCGATGTCGAGCCCGAAGCCGGACGAGCAGCCGGTGATCAAGATGGTTTGCATGGACACTCCTTGAATGGTGGAGCTCCCAGCATAGGCGAGCAAGCCAGGACGCGCTACAATCGACCATCCATAATTCGTTTGCGAGAGTCCAGATGAGCGATCCCTTGGCCGAGATGGTGGCCCTGCTCCAGCCCGCCGCCCGCCTCGTCAAGCTGGTCGGCGCTGCCGGCGCCTGGGGTGCGCGCCGTGTGGAAACCGGGCAGCCCTCCTTCTGCGCGGTGCTGGACGGCCACCCCGTGCTGACCCTGCAGGGGGAAGCGCCGCTGCCGCTGGCGCCGGGCGACTTCGTGCTGGTCCCTGCCACCTGGGAGTTCACGATGTCGGGCGCGGCCGCGCCGCCGGCCGCCGCCTTCGAGCGCGCGCCGCTGCAGCTCGGCCCGGGCGAAGTCCGGCACGGCGACCCGGAGGGCGAACCCGACACCCGTTTCGTGATCGGCCATTGCGTGTTCGGCGCGCCCGACGCCGCGCTGCTGGTGTCGCTGCTGCCGCGCATGGTGCACGTGCGCGGCGACGCCCGCCTGGCCAGCCTGGTCGAGCTGGTGCGCGACGAATCGCGCGCCCAGCGTCCCGCACGCGACGTGGTGCTGGCGCGGCTGCTCGAAGTGCTGCTGATCGAAGCGCTGAGAAGCGCGGACGGCACGGCCGCCGCGCCCGGCCTGGTGCGCGGCCTGGCCGATCCGCGCCTGGCGGCGGCGCTGCGCCGGATCCATGCGCAGCCCGCCCAGGCCTGGACGGTGGCCGAGCTGGCGAAGGAGTCGGCGCTGTCGCGCTCCGCCTTCTTCGAGCGCTTCAGCGCAGCGGTCGGCATGGCGCCGATGGAATACCTGCTGGCCTGGCGCATGGCCCTGGCCAAGGACTTGCTCCGGCGCGGCGCCTGCCGCATCGCGGAAGTGGCGCAGCGGGTCGGCTACAGCTCGGCCAGCACCTTCAGCGTGGCGTTTACCCGCCACCTGGGCGTGCCGCCGGCGCGCTTCGCGCGCGACGGGACCACGAGCTCCGCTTCCCCGCTCCAGTAGCGGGCGCCCCCTTACTTCGCCAGCGCAACCGGCGCCAGGCCGCGCAGCCGCAGCGCGATGCCCAGCGCCAGCAGCAGCACGCCGCCCAGCATGGCCACCACGCCCGGCCAGGCCCAGTGTTCCCACACGTAGCCGGTGGCCCAGCCCACCACGCTCGAACCCAGGTAGTAGAAGAACAGGTAGATGCCCGAGGCCAGCGCCTGGGGCGGCTGGGCGCGCCGTCCGACCCAGCTGCTGGCCACCGAATGCGAGGCGAAGAAGCCGAAGGTGGCCAGGCCGACGCCCAGCACCACCGCGAGCAGCGAATCGTGCAGGGTCAACAGCAGGCCACCGATCATGAGCAGCAGCACCAGCCACAGCACGTTGCGGCGGCCGATGCGGTCGCCCAGCCGGCCGGCCCACATCGAACTGAACATGCCCAGCAGGTAGAGCAGCGACAGCGCCCCGACCGCGGCCTGGCGCAGCTCGAAGGGCGGCGCCAGCAGCCGGTAGCCGATGTAGTTGTAGAGGCTGACGAAGGCCCCCATCAGCAGGAAGGGCAGGGCGAACAGCCAGGGCAGGCCGGGGTCGCTCAGGTGCAGGCGCAGCCCGGCGAGGAAGCCCGGCCCGCGCCAGCGCGGCGCGTTCGCATGGCGCGAAGGCGGCAGGCTGCGCGCGAATTCCCAGGCCGCGACCAGGCCCGCCACGCCGAGCAGGCCGACCGCGATGCGCCAGGACACGAAGTCGCTGAGCAGGGCCGAGAGCACCCGCCCGCTCATGCCGCCGAAGGCGCTGCCGCTGATGTACATGCCCATCGCCAGCCCGAGCGAGGTCGGCTCGATCTCGTCGCTGAGGTAGGCCATGGCCACCGCGGGCAGGCCGCCCAGCATCAGGCCGAGCAGCGCGCGCACCGCGACCAGCTGCGGGTAGCTGGCGGTTAGCGCGCAGGCGATGCTCAGCAGCGCGCCGCTGTACATTGAGGCCACCATCACGGTCTTGTGGCCCCAGCGCTCGGCCACGCTGCTGGACGCCAGCAGGGCCAGCGCCAGGGTGGCGGTCGAGCTGGAGAGCGCCAGGCTGCTCTGGGCGGGGGTCAGGTGGAAGTCCTGCGCCAGCAGCGGCATCAGCGGCTGGACGCAGTACAGCAGGGCGAAGATGGAAAAGCCGCCGAAGGCCATCGCGCGGTTGATGCGCCGGAATTCCGGACTTCCGGACGCGATCCGACCGCGCGCCGCGCTCACGGGTAGTCGGCCTCGAGCTCCGAGCCGGCGTAGTTTTCCAGTTCGGTGAACAGTTGCTTGAGGCTGGCCTTGGTGCGGATGTTCTGCAGCACCGTGCAGTGCGTGCGGTAGGTCTCGATGCGCTCGGCGATCACCGCCTTGTGGGCGTCCGGCACGCGCGCGATCAGCTCGGCCCAGCCGGCCTCGAAGTCGGGATCGTTCTTGCGCACCGACTTGACGAAGCGCTCGAACTCCTTCTGGCCGGTGCGCGCGGTGATGCGCCCTCCCCCTTCGACCGCGAAGATGATCGCCAGCGCGATCACGCCCTCGGCGTTCAGGTCCGGATCCTCGACCGGTCCTTCGTAGTGGTTGCGGCGCAGCCATTGGGCGGCGCGCACGATGGCCTGCACCTTCTTGCGCTGCTCGACCTGGCCCAGGTAGCGCTCGTAGCCCGACCAGCTCTCGCCCGGGTCGGCGGTGCACAGGTCGACGAACAGCTCCTTCAGGCGGCGCTGGCTGTACACCGGATCGTTGTCGTACTCGCCCACCAGGCTGTCCTCGGGCAGCGCGGCCAGCTCGCGGATCAGGCGGAAGCCCGCCTGGAACACGAACTCGGCGCCCTCCTCGATCAGCACCTCGAGCGACTCCAGCTCGTCCTCGGTGTCGGCCAGGTGCTCCAGGCCCAGCGAGACGCCGCCCACGGTCAGCAGCAGCGCGCGCTGGATGCCTTCCGCGGTGCGGTCATTGGTGAACTTCTCGGCCACCATCGCGGTGATGCCGGACAGCTCGTCGGCCAGGATCGCGGCCTCGTCCGCGCTGGCCTCGGCCGGCAGCAGCTTGATCGCGCGCACCAGGCGCGGCGGCTTTTCGATGACGATTGCAGGCAGCATCGCTCCGTTCGCCCCCGTCACGAGAAGATGTCCGTGCCCATGCTGCGGCGTGTGCTGCGGCGCGGCAGGCTGCGCACCGACGGCACCTGCTTGCGCAGGCGGTACAGCAGTTCGCGGGTGGTGCGCTGCTGGAACTCGGATTCCTCGTCCGGGTCGTCCGGCAGCTCGATGTCGGCCATCTCGGCGCTGTGGCGGAATTCCGGGAACACCTCCAGCAGCGAACGCTCCCAGCCGTCCTCGCTGGCCTTGGCCAGGTCGATCGCCAGCGGCACGATGTCGCTGTCGCCGCTGGTCTGGCCAGTCACGTAGCGCCCCTTGGACAGGATTTCGCCCGCCACTTCCAGGATCTCCTTCGGCGCCAGCGACCAGATGATGGCGAACACGGTGGCGCCGTGGTCGGTGCTCGAGGCGGCGGCCAGCAGCTCCTGGCGGCGCTCCTCGTCATCCTGGGCGTACACCACGCCATACACATGGTTGAACAGGTTCTCGGCGATCCGTTCCGGATCGTCCTCGATCATGTCGTCCGGCCAGGTCGCGGCGAGGTAGGCCAGGCTCTCGGCCCAGGCCGCGGGCGGCACCAGCATGGTGGCGAGCGAGGTCTTGGAACCGTCGAAGCCCGACAGGTGCAGGGCGGTGACCTGGGGCGGCAGTTCCTGCAGCACCTGGGCCACGGCGTAGTCGCCGTGCTCCTCGGCCGCCTTGGAGAACACTTCCTCGGCGTGCTCCAGGGAGCCTGCCAGCACCAGTTCGCCGACCTGCCTGGTCAGCGCGGGCAGGTTGCTGCCCTTGTTGTCGTCGTCGCTCATTCGCGCTCCCCTCCTTCCGGATCGAACAGCTGGGTGAAGTCATCCGTGGCGGCCGTGCTGTCCATCTCGTCGTCCTCGTCGCCGTCGTCGCCCTCGGCCAGCTGGTCGAGCGACTGGTCGATGTCGTCCCAGCGGCCCTGGTTCTTGTACAGGAAGGCGGTGATGATGGCCTGGCGCGCCAGTTCCGGGTGGTTGGCGGTCATGGAGGCGTACATGGCCTGGCCATCCTCGCCGCCGCATTCGGCCATCGCGAACACGCGCGCCGGGTCGCCGCCCTCGTAGTCGGCGGCCTCGCGCATCAGGCCCTTGGGGTCCTTGAAGCGGATCTTGTCGACCAGGGCGAAGGCCATCAGGTTGACGTCGTCCAGGCCCGAGCCGCCGGCGTATTCGGCCACCAGCGCCCCGACCATCATGTCGTAGTTCTTGCGGTTGGGCGGGTCGCCCAGGGTGCCCTCGATCTGCCCTTCCAGTTCACGCGACTGGAAGGAGAATTCGGGATGTACGTGTTTCATCGTGGTTGTCCTGTTGATTCATGGTTGCCGCGCGCGGGCGGACCCTGCGGCCGTCGGCGCGTCAGGCCTGGAGATTGACGCCGTTGAGCGCGAACAGCGAGCGCCACAGTTCGAAGGCCTCGGCCTCGGCGTCGAGCACGATGCGGTGGTTGACGCTCTGGTTGTACTCGTCGCGCTTGACGGGGTCGGACAGGATCTCGTACGCCTTGGTCACTGCCTTGAAGCGCGCTTCCGCGCCCGGCGCCTGGTTGCGGTCCGGGTGGTAGCGCATCGCCAGCGAACGATAGACCTTCTTGATCTCGTCGTCGCTGGCGTTCGGCGCGACGCCGAGGATCGCGTATAAATTTTCCACTTGGAACTCTCCCGGCAACAGCCGCCCGGCGGACGGCAAAACAGAGATTATCCTATAGAAAACGTCAACTTGTCAGGCTTGCCTAGCGGCTAACACCGGTAGGGAGGCAGCAAGGACGGCCGCGGGTGCGCCGGCGGCGGCGCCGGACGGCCGGGCGGCGCCGGCGGCAGCGACGGCATGGGCAGGCTGCCGACGGCCAGCAGCCAGGCCCGCACCAAGTCCGGATGGGTGGCGAGGGTTTTCATGGATTGACCTTGCAAGGGTGTCATGGGTCCTCCAAGTATGGGCGCACGCCTTGCCGCGCACCGTGCGCTCCACCACATAGGGAACCAGGGTGGCCCCCGTCTACGGTAAAATGATGGGAATAACCTTTCCATCCATACCCATTTTCATGAGTAACGATAAGAATACCCCGGCGGCCGGAAACGCGCCGGCGCCGACCCTGTCGTCGAATTTCGTGCGCGCCATCGTCGAGAACGACCGCGCGGCCGGCACCCACAAGCGCGACGGCATGCCGGATGTGATCACCCGCTTCCCGCCCGAACCCAACGGCTACCTGCACATCGGCCACGCCAAGTCGATCTGCCTGAACTTCGGCCTGGCGCGCGACTACGCCGGCCGCTGCCACCTGCGCTTCGACGACACCAATCCCGAGAAGGAAGACCAGGAATACGTCGACACCATCATGGACAGCGTGAAGTGGCTCGGCTTCTCCTGGGAGCAGGGAGGCCAGGAATACCTGCACTACGCCAGCGATTATTTCGACCAGCTGTACGAGATGGCCGAATACCTGATCCGGACCGGCAAGGCCTACGTCGACAGCCAGAGCGCCGAGGAGATGGCAAAAAACCGCGGCAACTTCGGCACGCCGGGCACCAACTCGCCTTTCCGCGACCGCCCGGTCGAGGAATCGCTGCAGCTGTTCCGCGACATGAAGGCCGGCAAGTACAAGGACGGCGAGCATATCCTGCGCGCCAAGATGAGCGAGGACGCGATGGCCTCGCCCATCATGACCAACCGCGACCCGGCCCTGTACCGCATCCGCCATGCGCACCACCACCGCACCGGCGACAAGTGGTGCATCTACCCGATGTACGACTACACGCACCCGATCTCGGACGCGCTGGAGAACATCACCCATTCGCTGTGCACGCTGGAGTTCACCGACCACCGCCCCTTCTACGACTGGCTGGTCGAGACCCTGGCCGACGGCGGCTTCTTCCAGCGCCCGGTGCCGCGCCAGTACGAATTCGCGCGCCTGAACCTGACCTATGTCGTGACCTCCAAGCGCAAGCTGCGCTCGCTGGTCGACGAGGGCATCGTGAGCGGCTGGGACGACCCGCGCATGCCGACCATCGTCGGCCTGCGCCGCCGCGGCTACACGCCGGAATCGATCCAGCTGTTCTGCGAGCGCATCGGCGTTTCCAAGGCCGACGGCTGGATCGACATGAGCACCCTGGAAGGCGCCCTGCGCGACGACCTCGACCCGAAGGCGCCGCGCGCCATCGCCGTGCTGCGTCCGCTCAAGCTCATCGTCGACAACTTCCCCGAGGGCGAAGCCCACGAGTGCACCTCTCCGGTCCACCCGCACCACCCGGAATGGGGCGTGCGCCGCTTCCCCTTCACCCGCGAGCTGTGGATCGAGCGCGAGGACTTCATGGAAGTGCCGACCAAGGGCTACTTCCGCTTCACCCCGCCGGTCGGCGACCAGCCGGGTTCGCGCGTGCGCCTGAAGTACGGCTATGTGGTGGAATGCACCGGCTACGACAAGGACGCCGAGGGCAACGTGACCGCGGTGCACGTGAAGTACTTCGAGGATTCCAAGTCGGGCACCCCGGGCGCGGACAACTACAAGGTCAAGGGCAACATCACCTGGGTCAGCGCCGCCAGCGCGCTGCAGGCCGAGGTGCGCCTCTACGACCGCCTGTTCCTCGACCCGCAGCCGGACGCCGGCGGCAAGGACTTCAAGGCCGCGCTCAACCCGAACGCGCTGGAGACCGTGACCGCCTACCTGGAGCCGGGCCTGAAGGACGCGGTGGCCGACCAGCGCTTCCAGTTCGAGCGCCACGGCTACTTCGTGGCCGACCGCGTGGAGTCGACCCCGGGCAAGCCGGTGTTCAACCGCGTGACCACGCTGAAGGACAGCTGGGGCAAGTAAGCCTTCGCTGTCGCCCCGCAAAACCGCCGCGGTTCACGCCCCGGCGGTTTTTCTTTTGCCTTCGGATGCATGTCGCCATGGAAAGGACTGTGGTATTTACGATAACCTATCAGGTTTGATAGGTATCATGTCCCGCGACATTGCTTAGCTTAACAATATTGATTCACGTTAAGTAGGCCCTTTCACGATCCGGGAACCAGACGATGACGCCAGACCGCCACCCAGCCGGGATGTTCGCGAGCCCGGCCGTCGTCGTGACCGGCGCCCTGCTGTCGCTCATGGTCGGCTGCGCCGGCTACCTGGCCACCGCCGAAGCGATCGAGAGCGACGCCCGCGCGCGCTTTCGCACCATGGCGCGGGCGGCCCAGTACACCATCGACGCGCGCATCAAGAGCTACAGCGACGTGCTGCGCGGAGTGGCCGGCCTGTTCCGCGCCGACCCGGAAACCAGCGCCGGCCAGTTCCACCAGTACGTCGAGCAGCTCGACATGGCGCGCAACTTCCCCGGCATCGAGGTCATCAACTATGCGCGCAGCGTGCGCGCGCCGGCGCTGCCGGCGCTGGAAGCCGAACTGCGCGAGCGCATGCGCGGCCTGGGCGTGGTCAGCGACCATCTGCCCCTCGCGCCCCAGCCCGGTCGCGACACCTATACGGTGCTGGTCTACATCGAACCGCGTTCGCGTCCCGATCTCGAGAAGCTCGGCATGGACCTCGAGGCGCGCAGCTACACGCGCCAGGTGCTGGCCCATGCGCGCGACGCCAACGTGCTGAGCGCCTCGGGCACCCGGATCGCGATCCAGCCCGGCCCCAACCAGAGCAGCCAGGCGCTGCGCCTGCCGGTCTACCGCAGCAGCATGCCCACCGCGACCATCGCCCAGCGGCGCCTGGCCTACGTCGGCTCAGCCGGCATCGGCTTCAGCGTGTCGCGTTTGGTGGGCGGGGTGCTCGACGAATTCCCGGTCAAGGGCACGCGCCTGGTGCTGTCCGACCTCAGCGAGGTCCCGGCCGAGCCGGGCGAACTGCCGCCGCGCGCCATCCTGTACGACAGCATGGCCACGGTGCGCCAGCCCCACCCGCCGCCGCCCAGCGAGGACGGCGTGTTCTCGGCCAGCCTGCCGATCGAGTTCAACCAGCGCCTGTGGCGCGCCGACTTCAGCATCGCGCGCTCGGCGCTGTACACCAGCTTCGACATGTACTACCCCTGGCTGGCGGCCTTCGCCGGCGGCATGAGCACGGCCCTGCTCTACGCCCTGTTCCAGACCATGGCCTCCTCGCGCCGCAACGCCCTGCGCATGGCCGAGGACATGACGCGCGAGCTGCGCGCCAGCCAGGCCAAGCTCCAGGCCAGCCACGAGAAACTGCGCATGCTGGCGGCGCACGCCGAGCAGATCAAGGAAGGCGAACGCAAACGCATCGCGCGCGAGATCCATGACGACCTGGCCCAGAACCTGCTGGCCCTGAAGATCGAAGCCGAGATGCTGGCCAACCGCACCCGCGGCGGCGCGCACCGGCGCCTGCACGCGCGCGCCCAGGACACGGTGCGCCAGATCGAGCTCACCATCCGCAGCGTGCGCCAGATCATCAACGACCTGCGGCCCAACGTGCTCGACCTCGGCCTGTCGGCGGCGGTCGACTGGCAGGTGGCCGACTTCGGGCGCCGCACCGGCATCGTGTGCGAGCTGGTGGACGACGGCGAGGAGCACCGCATCGACGACCACTGCGCCACCGCCTTCTTCCGCATCCTGCAGGAATCGCTCAACAACGTGGCGCGCCACGCCCACGCCTCGCATGTCTGGATCGACCTGCGCCAGCACGCCGACATGCTGACCATGACCATCCGCGACAACGGCGTCGGCATGCAGCCGGGTAGCCGCAACCGCAACGGGTCCTTCGGCCTGGTCGGCATCGAGGAAAGGGTCGGCATCCTGGGCGGCTCGTTCTCGATCAGCAGCGGGCCGGAAACCGGCACCACCATCGTGGTCACCATCCCCGTCACCAGCCCGGCCGCCCCCGCCGGCGCGTCCTCCGTTCCCGTCGCCGCCTGAGCCTGTCGAAAAGCTGCTGCGAAGCAGTTGTGCTCAAAAAACACCAGATGTGCTTGCTTGACCGAGGTCAACAGTTTCCCTGCGCGCACGCAGGAAAATGTTCACTGCTGTCACCGGTCAAGACCCGGTCCCGGCCTTTTTCCCATCCGTTCACAGAGGAGGACCATCGTCAAGTACGCCAACAGTGCCAAAACAGGGATCTACGCAGTACCCCCACCATCACAATACTGAATACGAGGTGATCACGATGTCGACGAATACCGAATTCGAAGCTCTCCAAGCCCTTGACCTCACACCGATCAAGTTGAAACTGATGCACGTGGAATCGGGCGAAGGCTGGTCCGAAGTACGCGCCAACGCCGTCGAGACGGAGTACCGGCGCTTCCTGTTCCTGATGAAGAAGTACCCTGACTGCGCGGCTTCGCCGACGGTGGACGTCGACACCTTCTGGCACTACCACATCCTGGACACCATGAAGTACGCACGCGACTGCGAGCAAGTGTTCGGCTACTTCCTGCACCACTACCCCTACGTCGGCATCGGCGAAGGCGCCGTCGAAGGCGAACAGGTCGCAGCCGGCGAGCGCATGCGCGCCCTGTACGCCGCCGAGTTCGGCGCACAGGCCGCCGGCAAGCAGGCATGGTGCGCCTCGCCGGGCAAGGCAGCCGACAGCGCATGGTGCGCGTCGCCGGGCAAGGCGGCCGACAGCGCATGGTGCGCTTCGCCGGGCAAAGCCGCCGGCAGCGCATGGTGCGCCTCGCCGGGCAAATCCGCCGGCAGCGCATGGTGCGCCTCGCCGGGCAAATCCGCCGACAGCGCATGGTGCGCCTCGCCGGGCAAGGCCGCGGACAGCGCATGGTGCGCTTCGCCGGGCAAGGCCGCTGACAGCGCATGGTGCACTTCGCCGGGCAAAGCCGCCGACAGCGCATGGTGCGCCTCGCCGGGCAAGGCGGCGAGCAAGGGGAACGACACCGCATGGTGCGCTTCGCCGGGCAAGGGCGTCGCGACCGCATGGTGCGCGTCGCCCGGCAACAAGATCGCCGAGGCCGTCAAGACCGCATGGTGCGCGTCCCCGGGCAAGGACCTGAGCGCAGCGGGCGACACCGCATGGTGCGCTTCGCCTGGCAAGTCGGCATCCCAGGCCGGCGCCACCGCCTGGTGCGCCTCGCCGGGCAAGCAACTGCTCGCTGCCTGAACAGACACGGCCCCGTCTTCCCGCGGCCGGCCGGCGGATGCCTCCGCCCGCCGGCCGCGGCGTTTCCGCCCCGCTCGCTCCCCTCTCAGGCGGCCGCCCCGGCCTCTTCCTTGACCATCAACGCGCGCAGTTCGCGGATGCTGAAGTCGCTGACCTCATGCATGCGCAGCAGGATGGTGGCGCCGATCGGCAAGGTGTTGTGGCGGATCTTGCTGATCACCGGAGGCGCGACTTCCAGCACGCGCGACAGGGCCGCGTCGTTCTTCAGGCGCAGCCTGGCGATGATGGCGTCGAGGACGCGGTTGGGATCGTATTGCGCACCGGGCGGCAGGCGTCGGATAGGCATGGCGGCTCTTTCAAGAATATTGTAAATTTGATAAATTCGTAAATCTTTCGGCGAAAGTTAACCCCTGGAGCTCAAACGGCACCTTTTATATGGCATTTTTCGCGGAATGCGAAATCATACACATACTGATTAATCTTTGCTCAAGACCCTGATTTTTTGCTATCGGCAGGGGCGTGACGGGGCGCGGCCATGCTTGGGGCATGGCCGGATCGTGGGAAGGACGGTGGAATGGGCCGGGGCGGCCTGACGCGCTTGCTTGCGCTGCTTATTTGCGCTTACTTGCGCTTGGCGGGCTGCTTCGGCGCCGACGTCGACGCGCGACGCGGCGCCTGGCGGCCGCCCCTGGCATGGGCGCTGGCCTGGTACAGGGTGCGCGCATCGGCATGCGCG of Massilia sp. KIM contains these proteins:
- a CDS encoding MFS transporter — encoded protein: MSAARGRIASGSPEFRRINRAMAFGGFSIFALLYCVQPLMPLLAQDFHLTPAQSSLALSSSTATLALALLASSSVAERWGHKTVMVASMYSGALLSIACALTASYPQLVAVRALLGLMLGGLPAVAMAYLSDEIEPTSLGLAMGMYISGSAFGGMSGRVLSALLSDFVSWRIAVGLLGVAGLVAAWEFARSLPPSRHANAPRWRGPGFLAGLRLHLSDPGLPWLFALPFLLMGAFVSLYNYIGYRLLAPPFELRQAAVGALSLLYLLGMFSSMWAGRLGDRIGRRNVLWLVLLLMIGGLLLTLHDSLLAVVLGVGLATFGFFASHSVASSWVGRRAQPPQALASGIYLFFYYLGSSVVGWATGYVWEHWAWPGVVAMLGGVLLLALGIALRLRGLAPVALAK
- a CDS encoding CHASE domain-containing protein produces the protein MTPDRHPAGMFASPAVVVTGALLSLMVGCAGYLATAEAIESDARARFRTMARAAQYTIDARIKSYSDVLRGVAGLFRADPETSAGQFHQYVEQLDMARNFPGIEVINYARSVRAPALPALEAELRERMRGLGVVSDHLPLAPQPGRDTYTVLVYIEPRSRPDLEKLGMDLEARSYTRQVLAHARDANVLSASGTRIAIQPGPNQSSQALRLPVYRSSMPTATIAQRRLAYVGSAGIGFSVSRLVGGVLDEFPVKGTRLVLSDLSEVPAEPGELPPRAILYDSMATVRQPHPPPPSEDGVFSASLPIEFNQRLWRADFSIARSALYTSFDMYYPWLAAFAGGMSTALLYALFQTMASSRRNALRMAEDMTRELRASQAKLQASHEKLRMLAAHAEQIKEGERKRIAREIHDDLAQNLLALKIEAEMLANRTRGGAHRRLHARAQDTVRQIELTIRSVRQIINDLRPNVLDLGLSAAVDWQVADFGRRTGIVCELVDDGEEHRIDDHCATAFFRILQESLNNVARHAHASHVWIDLRQHADMLTMTIRDNGVGMQPGSRNRNGSFGLVGIEERVGILGGSFSISSGPETGTTIVVTIPVTSPAAPAGASSVPVAA
- a CDS encoding glycine-rich domain-containing protein-like is translated as MSTNTEFEALQALDLTPIKLKLMHVESGEGWSEVRANAVETEYRRFLFLMKKYPDCAASPTVDVDTFWHYHILDTMKYARDCEQVFGYFLHHYPYVGIGEGAVEGEQVAAGERMRALYAAEFGAQAAGKQAWCASPGKAADSAWCASPGKAADSAWCASPGKAAGSAWCASPGKSAGSAWCASPGKSADSAWCASPGKAADSAWCASPGKAADSAWCTSPGKAADSAWCASPGKAASKGNDTAWCASPGKGVATAWCASPGNKIAEAVKTAWCASPGKDLSAAGDTAWCASPGKSASQAGATAWCASPGKQLLAA
- a CDS encoding DnaJ domain-containing protein, yielding MENLYAILGVAPNASDDEIKKVYRSLAMRYHPDRNQAPGAEARFKAVTKAYEILSDPVKRDEYNQSVNHRIVLDAEAEAFELWRSLFALNGVNLQA
- a CDS encoding glutamine--tRNA ligase/YqeY domain fusion protein; this encodes MSNDKNTPAAGNAPAPTLSSNFVRAIVENDRAAGTHKRDGMPDVITRFPPEPNGYLHIGHAKSICLNFGLARDYAGRCHLRFDDTNPEKEDQEYVDTIMDSVKWLGFSWEQGGQEYLHYASDYFDQLYEMAEYLIRTGKAYVDSQSAEEMAKNRGNFGTPGTNSPFRDRPVEESLQLFRDMKAGKYKDGEHILRAKMSEDAMASPIMTNRDPALYRIRHAHHHRTGDKWCIYPMYDYTHPISDALENITHSLCTLEFTDHRPFYDWLVETLADGGFFQRPVPRQYEFARLNLTYVVTSKRKLRSLVDEGIVSGWDDPRMPTIVGLRRRGYTPESIQLFCERIGVSKADGWIDMSTLEGALRDDLDPKAPRAIAVLRPLKLIVDNFPEGEAHECTSPVHPHHPEWGVRRFPFTRELWIEREDFMEVPTKGYFRFTPPVGDQPGSRVRLKYGYVVECTGYDKDAEGNVTAVHVKYFEDSKSGTPGADNYKVKGNITWVSAASALQAEVRLYDRLFLDPQPDAGGKDFKAALNPNALETVTAYLEPGLKDAVADQRFQFERHGYFVADRVESTPGKPVFNRVTTLKDSWGK
- a CDS encoding cysteine hydrolase family protein, encoding MSTTPRRALVVIDVQNEYFDGGLPIAYPPVSQSLPNILRAMGAAREHGIPVIVVQHETPPGAPVFARGSHGWELHPEIAAQPADHRIDKTMASVFTGTGLREWLAARGIDTLVIAGYMTQNCDAATAYAAAHDGLKVEFLSDASGVPAYENAAGKASAEEIHRVFSVVFHSNFAAVSTTEAWIGAVKDGVALEVDNVYLSAQRALRG
- a CDS encoding AraC family transcriptional regulator — encoded protein: MSDPLAEMVALLQPAARLVKLVGAAGAWGARRVETGQPSFCAVLDGHPVLTLQGEAPLPLAPGDFVLVPATWEFTMSGAAAPPAAAFERAPLQLGPGEVRHGDPEGEPDTRFVIGHCVFGAPDAALLVSLLPRMVHVRGDARLASLVELVRDESRAQRPARDVVLARLLEVLLIEALRSADGTAAAPGLVRGLADPRLAAALRRIHAQPAQAWTVAELAKESALSRSAFFERFSAAVGMAPMEYLLAWRMALAKDLLRRGACRIAEVAQRVGYSSASTFSVAFTRHLGVPPARFARDGTTSSASPLQ
- a CDS encoding SDR family oxidoreductase, with translation MQTILITGCSSGFGLDIARHFLGQGWRVVATMRKPDPSLFPASERLRLLALDVTDHDSIARALDAAGPVDALVNNAGVGVLYPLEATSMATARSVFDTNTLGTIALTQAVLPGMRARGGGTIVNVTSSVTYQPLPLLSVYTASKAAVNAFTESLALEVAPLGIRLRLVLPGRSPGTRFGENARGHMQAEVPQAYRPLLDAVFGAAREAGPVTQAQDVAQAVWRAVTDPNAPMRIPAGEDAQQLAVAA